A stretch of Pseudomonas sp. CCC3.1 DNA encodes these proteins:
- a CDS encoding acetoin reductase, producing MKLTGKVALITGAAQGIGRGIALRLAKDGADIALVDLNQDKLRQVAEEVEALGRKASTFVADVGDREQVFQAVEHAHSTLGGLDIMVNNAGISQVKPLADVTQQEVERIYRINVQGTLWGIQAAAAKFQALKRTGKIINASSIAGHEGYALLGVYSSTKFAVRALTQAAAKELAVHGITVNAYCPGVVGTDMWVDIDKRMSEITGAPIGATYEKFVNGIALGRAQTPEDVAAFVAYLASPDADYMTGQAPLIDGGLVFR from the coding sequence ATGAAACTCACTGGAAAAGTGGCATTGATCACCGGCGCGGCACAGGGCATTGGCCGTGGCATCGCATTGCGTCTGGCAAAAGACGGCGCCGACATTGCCTTGGTCGACCTCAATCAGGACAAATTGCGCCAGGTTGCCGAAGAAGTCGAAGCGCTGGGCCGTAAAGCCAGCACCTTTGTGGCCGACGTAGGTGACCGCGAACAAGTATTCCAGGCCGTTGAGCATGCACACAGCACGCTGGGCGGGTTGGACATCATGGTTAACAACGCGGGCATTTCGCAGGTCAAACCGCTGGCCGACGTCACTCAGCAAGAAGTTGAGCGCATCTACCGCATCAACGTCCAAGGCACCTTGTGGGGCATTCAGGCTGCGGCGGCCAAGTTCCAGGCACTCAAGCGCACAGGCAAAATCATCAATGCCAGTTCGATTGCCGGCCATGAAGGCTATGCCTTGCTGGGCGTTTATTCCTCCACCAAATTCGCGGTACGGGCCTTGACCCAAGCGGCGGCCAAAGAGCTGGCGGTGCACGGCATCACCGTCAACGCCTACTGCCCTGGGGTTGTGGGGACTGACATGTGGGTCGACATCGATAAACGCATGTCCGAAATCACGGGCGCGCCGATTGGTGCGACCTACGAGAAGTTCGTTAACGGGATTGCCTTGGGCCGTGCGCAAACCCCGGAAGACGTGGCAGCATTCGTCGCCTACCTGGCCAGCCCGGACGCCGACTACATGACCGGCCAAGCGCCGCTGATCGATGGTGGATTGGTGTTCCGTTAA
- the lpdA gene encoding dihydrolipoyl dehydrogenase, translating to MTDKFDVLVIGGGPGGYVAAIRAAQLGLSTALVEQQHLGGICLNWGCIPTKAMLKGAEVGHTLKHLGTFGFSADNIQFDIAQLVAHSRGVSRKLTAGIAYLLKKNAVRVIDGRGRVSAKGVVTVSAEQGEAVYQARHIILATGARPRPLPGLVADGQKVWSYFDALVPKSVPESLLVIGSGAIGVEFASLYSDLGSQVTLVEVAKHIMPVEDQEVASLVQREFEQRGIRVLTQTKVSAVQGEVGALHCTLSLSDGSEQTVQVAQVLLAAGIQPNIEDMGLEALGVEFEKGFIKTDPWCRTSVAGLYAIGDVAGAPCLAHKASHEGVVCVEKLAGVEGVHPLNKNRIPGCTYARPEVASLGLTEAAARSNGHNVAVGRFDYQANGKALAMGESKGFVKTVFDADTGELLGAHMVGPHVTEQIQGFGIAQALEATDAELSDVIFAHPTLSEAMHEAVLAARDRALHQ from the coding sequence ATGACCGATAAATTTGATGTACTCGTCATCGGTGGCGGCCCCGGCGGCTACGTGGCCGCTATCCGCGCGGCCCAATTGGGGCTGAGCACGGCGCTGGTCGAACAGCAGCACTTGGGCGGCATCTGCCTGAACTGGGGCTGCATTCCGACCAAAGCCATGCTCAAGGGCGCTGAAGTCGGGCACACCTTGAAGCACCTGGGCACCTTTGGTTTCAGCGCTGACAACATCCAGTTTGATATTGCGCAACTGGTCGCTCACAGCCGTGGCGTGTCGCGCAAACTGACCGCGGGTATTGCTTATTTGCTGAAGAAAAACGCGGTCAGGGTCATTGACGGCCGTGGCCGGGTCAGCGCCAAAGGCGTGGTCACCGTCAGCGCTGAACAGGGCGAGGCGGTGTATCAGGCGCGGCATATCATTCTGGCCACCGGGGCCCGACCCAGGCCGTTACCGGGGCTGGTGGCCGACGGGCAAAAAGTCTGGAGCTACTTCGATGCACTGGTGCCCAAAAGCGTGCCCGAGTCGTTGCTGGTGATTGGCTCTGGCGCCATTGGTGTGGAGTTCGCCAGCTTGTACAGCGACCTGGGCAGTCAGGTGACGCTGGTCGAAGTGGCCAAGCACATCATGCCGGTCGAAGACCAAGAGGTTGCGAGCCTGGTGCAGCGCGAGTTCGAGCAACGCGGGATTCGCGTGCTGACACAGACCAAAGTCAGCGCGGTGCAAGGCGAGGTGGGCGCGCTGCACTGCACGCTCTCGCTCAGCGATGGCAGCGAGCAGACCGTGCAGGTGGCGCAAGTGCTGCTGGCAGCTGGCATCCAACCGAACATTGAAGACATGGGGCTTGAAGCGCTGGGCGTCGAGTTTGAAAAAGGCTTTATCAAAACCGACCCGTGGTGCCGAACCAGCGTTGCCGGGCTGTATGCGATTGGCGACGTGGCGGGCGCACCGTGCCTGGCGCACAAGGCCAGCCATGAAGGCGTGGTGTGTGTCGAAAAACTCGCAGGGGTCGAAGGCGTGCACCCGCTGAACAAAAACCGCATTCCGGGCTGCACTTATGCCCGACCGGAAGTCGCCAGTCTGGGGCTCACCGAAGCGGCGGCGCGCAGCAACGGACATAACGTCGCCGTGGGGCGCTTCGACTATCAAGCCAACGGCAAAGCGTTGGCCATGGGCGAAAGCAAAGGCTTTGTAAAAACGGTTTTCGATGCCGACACCGGCGAACTGCTGGGGGCGCACATGGTAGGGCCGCATGTGACCGAACAGATCCAGGGATTTGGCATCGCCCAAGCGCTGGAAGCCACGGACGCTGAGTTGAGTGACGTGATCTTTGCGCACCCCACCCTCAGCGAAGCCATGCACGAAGCGGTGCTGGCGGCCCGAGATCGTGCGCTGCATCAATAG
- a CDS encoding 2-oxo acid dehydrogenase subunit E2, with the protein MSEIKIIEVPKWGLSMEEGTLNNWLIEEGDSFKQHQELCDIETSKISNVLEAPFDGVLRRKVAQPGQTLPVGGLLGVVADASVSDAEIDAFIAQRGTAPAAAAPQPEVVSVAAAAPAVAVKASEPVAVPAAKTTHGWHVPQALLGASAESVFATPHATRLAKELGIDLSRVNGTGPQGRISVSDIEHAVKDLGGKVATLQPALKADGPARSRADDSHIVATPVARRLAAKLGVNLNDCRVTGSRGRVSKADVLEVSAVQNPRVALTVQATPEAPHADVLPMNGMRKAIAARLQASKRTAPHFRLQADLDLEALLALRSEINASAPAIKLSVNDLLIKACALALIKVPDVNVQFDEERQAVLRFADADISVAVALPAGLITPIVRQANRKSLSSISEEMLSLVTKAKAGNLKPEEFQGGTFSISNLGMLGVSQFDAIINPPQGAILAIGAGEQRVVAHNGQAAVRTQMTVTLSCDHRVIDGALGATFLKELKRLVQTPSLMML; encoded by the coding sequence ATGAGCGAGATCAAAATCATCGAGGTGCCTAAATGGGGCCTGTCGATGGAAGAGGGCACCCTGAATAACTGGCTGATTGAAGAAGGCGACAGCTTCAAACAGCATCAGGAACTGTGCGACATCGAGACCAGCAAAATCTCCAACGTTCTGGAGGCGCCGTTCGATGGCGTGCTGCGCCGCAAAGTGGCGCAGCCGGGGCAAACCTTGCCGGTCGGCGGGTTGCTGGGAGTGGTGGCCGATGCGTCGGTCAGCGATGCCGAAATTGACGCCTTTATTGCTCAGCGAGGTACAGCGCCTGCCGCTGCGGCCCCGCAGCCAGAGGTTGTTTCGGTCGCTGCTGCGGCACCGGCTGTCGCCGTTAAGGCGTCTGAACCGGTAGCGGTTCCAGCGGCAAAAACCACTCACGGCTGGCACGTGCCGCAGGCGTTACTCGGCGCAAGTGCCGAATCGGTGTTTGCTACGCCGCACGCCACGCGTTTGGCCAAAGAACTGGGCATCGACTTAAGCCGTGTCAACGGCACAGGCCCGCAAGGGCGCATCAGCGTGAGTGACATCGAGCACGCCGTTAAGGACCTCGGCGGCAAGGTCGCGACGCTTCAACCGGCGCTCAAAGCGGATGGCCCTGCGCGTTCGCGGGCCGATGACAGTCACATTGTGGCCACGCCGGTGGCGCGTCGTTTGGCCGCCAAGCTGGGCGTTAATCTTAACGATTGCCGCGTCACTGGCAGCCGTGGTCGGGTCAGCAAGGCCGATGTGCTGGAAGTCAGCGCGGTGCAAAATCCGCGGGTGGCGCTGACTGTTCAAGCAACGCCTGAAGCGCCGCACGCCGACGTGCTGCCCATGAACGGCATGCGCAAAGCGATTGCGGCGCGCTTGCAAGCGTCCAAACGCACGGCCCCGCACTTTCGCTTGCAGGCTGATCTGGACCTTGAAGCGCTGCTGGCGCTGCGCAGTGAAATCAACGCCTCGGCCCCGGCGATCAAACTGTCGGTCAATGACCTGCTGATCAAAGCCTGTGCGCTGGCGCTGATCAAAGTGCCGGACGTGAACGTGCAGTTCGACGAAGAACGCCAGGCCGTCTTGCGCTTTGCCGACGCTGATATTTCGGTGGCTGTGGCCCTGCCCGCAGGCTTGATTACGCCCATCGTGCGTCAGGCCAATCGCAAGAGCCTGTCGAGCATCTCTGAAGAAATGCTCAGCCTGGTGACCAAAGCCAAAGCCGGCAACCTCAAGCCTGAGGAGTTCCAGGGCGGCACATTCAGTATTTCCAATCTGGGCATGCTCGGCGTCAGCCAGTTCGACGCCATCATCAATCCGCCCCAAGGCGCAATTCTGGCCATCGGCGCGGGCGAGCAACGGGTGGTTGCGCACAATGGTCAAGCCGCGGTGCGCACACAAATGACCGTGACCTTGTCGTGCGATCACCGGGTGATCGATGGCGCGTTGGGGGCGACGTTCCTCAAAGAACTCAAGCGTCTGGTACAGACCCCAAGCTTGATGATGCTCTAG